A genomic window from Qipengyuania oceanensis includes:
- a CDS encoding lipopolysaccharide biosynthesis protein: MSMRHGLVRGALSIGGARAVTSAFNAGALLVLARLLTPHDFGIAAIASAVLYFIVSLTQFSIYQALVQRPTVDQEHIDTAWTIALLRSLAIATFFVVAAWPLAYLYDDWSMHRVFVVIGITGAVMGLYNPHIVLAQKGMRFTPMAVYHLCKCAGLVTVVVLALIFRSFWAIIIGNLVGVALASIVSYIIIPYRPRVTLSRFRDLWGFSGWMFLNQLCETTNWRFDQLVISVLVPKAQMGLYAISYSLAIIPTRETIQPLREILFPGLANLTDDLPRLLRAFVRAQSTMAAISAPLALGLALVADSAVMVMLGHQWVDAPRFVQIFAITSGIGSFVSCTAPVAMALGATRIVFLQQFWTLIARIPLVLAGLHFYGLWGAACAGLVCELILGTISVGYVRRLLGLPVRDQLRMHLPTLLALGVMAGAVLSLTPLVYSTFSADLLRFVSLTTIGAIAYVGTSLAIWIAQGRKAGAVRELIEIASQFSPARFRPAG; this comes from the coding sequence ATGAGCATGCGACACGGCCTCGTGCGTGGTGCCCTGTCGATCGGTGGGGCCCGCGCGGTTACCAGCGCCTTCAACGCCGGGGCCCTGCTGGTGCTCGCCCGCCTGCTGACGCCGCACGATTTCGGTATTGCCGCGATCGCTTCTGCGGTCCTTTATTTCATCGTCTCCCTGACCCAGTTCTCGATCTACCAGGCGCTGGTCCAGCGACCGACGGTGGACCAGGAACACATCGATACCGCCTGGACGATCGCGTTGCTGCGCAGTCTCGCCATCGCGACCTTCTTCGTGGTCGCAGCATGGCCGCTCGCCTATCTTTACGACGACTGGTCGATGCACCGGGTCTTCGTTGTGATCGGCATCACGGGCGCCGTCATGGGCCTGTACAATCCGCACATCGTCCTGGCGCAAAAGGGTATGCGGTTCACGCCGATGGCCGTGTATCACCTGTGCAAGTGTGCCGGCCTCGTCACCGTCGTGGTGCTCGCGCTGATTTTCCGCAGCTTCTGGGCCATCATCATCGGCAACCTCGTCGGCGTCGCCCTGGCATCGATCGTCAGCTACATCATCATCCCCTACCGGCCGCGCGTCACGCTTTCGCGGTTCCGCGATCTGTGGGGATTCTCGGGCTGGATGTTCCTCAACCAGTTGTGCGAGACGACCAACTGGCGGTTCGACCAGCTGGTCATCAGCGTTCTCGTTCCCAAGGCGCAGATGGGCCTTTACGCGATCAGCTACAGTCTCGCGATCATACCGACGCGCGAGACGATCCAGCCCCTGCGTGAAATCCTGTTTCCCGGGCTCGCCAATCTGACCGACGACTTGCCGAGATTGTTGCGCGCTTTCGTCAGGGCCCAATCGACCATGGCTGCCATTTCCGCGCCGCTGGCGCTGGGCCTTGCGCTGGTCGCCGATTCCGCGGTGATGGTCATGCTCGGCCACCAATGGGTCGATGCGCCGAGGTTCGTCCAGATATTCGCGATCACCTCCGGGATCGGCTCGTTCGTGTCCTGCACCGCTCCGGTCGCCATGGCCCTCGGCGCGACCCGTATCGTCTTCCTGCAGCAGTTCTGGACGCTGATTGCGCGCATCCCGCTCGTGCTCGCGGGATTGCATTTCTACGGCCTGTGGGGCGCGGCCTGCGCAGGTCTGGTGTGCGAGCTCATCCTTGGTACGATCTCGGTCGGCTATGTCCGCAGGCTGCTCGGCCTGCCGGTCCGCGACCAACTGCGGATGCATCTGCCGACGCTGCTTGCGCTCGGGGTCATGGCGGGCGCGGTCCTGTCGCTCACACCGCTTGTCTACTCGACTTTCTCGGCAGACCTGCTGCGTTTCGTGTCGCTGACGACTATCGGCGCGATTGCCTATGTCGGTACCAGTCTCGCGATCTGGATCGCACAGGGTCGCAAGGCCGGGGCGGTGCGAGAACTGATCGAGATTGCCAGCCAGTTCTCGCCTGCGCGTTTCCGACCCGCTGGCTGA
- a CDS encoding glycosyltransferase family 2 protein: MHIDVIIATTDRAEIVGETVDWLRHQKRLPDRVIIVGAAEADLPTGLSVPFPVVEMIAAKGLCNQRNAGLDFACEKAGAIMFFDDDFFAEETYLANMERLFESDDDLVGVTGVLLADGAQTGAIAAPDARAALLSHQTRETQDDRACTWLYGCNMGFRASACAQLRFDTNLPFYGWQEDVDFSAQLMAKGKLLRSASLTGIHLGTRRGRTSGLRLGYSQVANVLYLQRKGTMRLYQGWRLLLGNLAANIIRSFRPEPEIDRRGRLRGNAIAFLDLLRGRIDPRRIITM; the protein is encoded by the coding sequence ATGCATATCGACGTCATCATAGCGACAACCGATCGTGCCGAGATCGTCGGCGAGACGGTCGATTGGTTGCGCCATCAAAAGCGCCTGCCCGATCGCGTAATCATCGTGGGTGCGGCAGAGGCCGATCTGCCTACGGGCCTGTCGGTGCCCTTTCCGGTCGTGGAGATGATCGCGGCGAAGGGCCTGTGCAACCAGCGTAACGCCGGCCTCGACTTCGCCTGCGAGAAGGCGGGCGCGATCATGTTCTTCGACGACGATTTCTTCGCCGAAGAGACTTATTTGGCCAACATGGAGCGGCTCTTCGAAAGCGACGACGACCTGGTCGGCGTTACGGGAGTGCTCCTCGCCGACGGAGCCCAGACCGGGGCGATCGCAGCGCCTGATGCGCGGGCGGCGCTGCTCTCCCACCAGACGCGAGAGACGCAGGACGACCGGGCATGCACTTGGCTTTATGGCTGCAACATGGGTTTCAGGGCCTCGGCCTGCGCACAGCTTCGCTTCGATACGAATCTCCCTTTCTACGGCTGGCAGGAAGACGTCGATTTCTCCGCCCAGCTGATGGCGAAAGGCAAACTGCTGCGCTCTGCCTCGCTGACCGGAATCCATCTCGGCACGCGCCGCGGCCGGACATCCGGGTTGCGGCTGGGATATTCGCAGGTGGCGAACGTCCTCTACCTGCAGCGCAAGGGCACGATGCGGCTTTACCAGGGTTGGCGCCTCTTGCTCGGCAACCTCGCCGCCAACATCATTCGCAGCTTCCGCCCGGAACCCGAGATCGACCGGCGCGGGCGGCTGCGCGGGAATGCCATAGCTTTCCTCGACCTGCTGCGTGGCCGGATCGACCCGCGGCGGATCATCACGATGTGA
- a CDS encoding PilZ domain-containing protein has protein sequence MILLAHMREAGSAADRRGHSRGQSGAILSIGGDSSGTPVIVLDLSRSGLRLHSAMPCPVDSHIRIEIPGQDPIGARVKWQNGLEFGCQFDAPLSKGAMSAFILRSPRFDGETVGAYEHTEIVLGQDAAEIGRWVSEFDAEGFGRRISGFRVDENQDVVAIITERN, from the coding sequence ATGATCCTACTGGCTCACATGCGCGAGGCTGGAAGCGCGGCTGATCGCCGTGGCCATTCGCGCGGGCAAAGCGGCGCGATCCTGTCGATCGGCGGCGACAGCAGCGGCACGCCGGTGATAGTTCTCGATCTGTCGCGATCGGGACTGCGGCTTCATTCTGCGATGCCTTGCCCGGTGGACAGCCACATCCGTATCGAAATTCCGGGCCAGGATCCCATCGGTGCCCGGGTGAAGTGGCAGAACGGTCTGGAATTCGGCTGCCAGTTCGACGCGCCCCTGTCGAAAGGTGCGATGAGCGCGTTCATCCTTCGCTCTCCGCGGTTCGATGGCGAGACGGTCGGCGCATACGAGCATACCGAGATCGTGCTCGGACAGGATGCGGCCGAGATCGGTCGCTGGGTGAGCGAGTTCGATGCCGAGGGGTTCGGGCGCCGGATCTCAGGGTTCCGCGTCGACGAAAACCAGGATGTCGTGGCGATCATCACCGAGCGAAACTGA